A region of Pseudorasbora parva isolate DD20220531a chromosome 14, ASM2467924v1, whole genome shotgun sequence DNA encodes the following proteins:
- the LOC137040717 gene encoding SLAM family member 5-like, whose product MFIYLTFQLLLWFRLFKPSETFNLCKICSSGVFGESVSVTEGDSVTLNTDFTKIREDDDILWKYGAENSLIAKMKKKNRTFSTYNGTDGRFRARLKLDHQTGSLTITNISTEHAGDYKLEITGAKKSSKTFRVSVYARLPAPVISRNSTQCSSSSSSSSSNCSLVCSSVLNVSHVTLSWFKGNSLLSSISVSDLSISLSLPLEVEYQDKNTYSCVLNNPISNQTRHPNITQLCHTCAGTAARLI is encoded by the exons ATGTTCATATATCTCACCTTTCAGTTGCTTTTGTGGTTCAGGCTTTTTAAACCATCAGAAAcatttaatctgtgtaaaatcTGTTCATCAGGTGTGTTTGGTGAGTCCGTGTCAGTGACTGAAGGAGATTCTGTCACTCTAAACACTGATTTTACTAAAATACGTGAAGACGACGACATACTGTGGAAATATGGAGCTGAAAACTCTCTGATAGCtaaaatgaagaaaaagaacCGAACCTTCTCCACATATAACGGCACTGATGGGAGATTCAGAgccagactgaagctggatcatcaaactggatctctgaccatcacaaacatctCGACTGAACACGCTGGAGATTATAAACTAGAGATAACTGGAGCGAAAAAATCATCAAAAACATTCAGAGTTTCTGTCTACG CTCGCTTGCCTGCTCCTGTCATCAGCAGAAACTCAACACAatgttcttcatcatcatcatcatcttcatcaaaTTGTTCACTGGTGTGTTCATCAGTGTTGAAtgtgagtcatgtgactctctcctggttcaaaggaaacagtttattgtccagcatcagtgtgtctgatctcagcatcagtctctctctacctctggaggtggaatatcaggataaaaacacctacagctgtgtgCTGAACAATCCCATCAGCAACCAGACCAGACATCCCAACATCACTCAACTCTGCCACACATGTGCAGGTACGGCAGCACGGCTGATATAA